A section of the Jaculus jaculus isolate mJacJac1 chromosome 6, mJacJac1.mat.Y.cur, whole genome shotgun sequence genome encodes:
- the Fam136a gene encoding protein FAM136A yields MAEVQQLRVQEAVDAMVKNVERENIRKMQGLMFRCSAGCCEDNQASMQQVHQCIERCHAPLAQAQALVTSELEKFQDRLARCTMHCNDKARDAMDAGNKELQVKRQLDSCVAKCVDDHMHLIPTMTKKMKESLSSIGK; encoded by the exons ATGGCGGAGGTGCAGCAGCTCCGCGTTCAGGAAGCCGTGGATGCCATGGTGAAGAACGTGGAGCGAGAGAACATCCGGAAGATGCAG GGCCTCATGTTCAGGTGCAGCGCTGGCTGCTGTGAAGACAACCAGGCATCCATGCAGCAGGTGCACCAGTGCATCGAGCGCTGCCATGCGCCTCTGGCTCAGGCCCAGGCCTTGGTGACCAGTGAGCTGGAAAAGTTCCAG GACCGGCTGGCCCGGTGTACCATGCACTGCAATGACAAAGCCAGAGATGCCATGGATGCAGGGAACAAGGAGCTGCAGGTAAAACGGCAGCTGGACAGCTGCGTGGCCAAGTGTGTGGATGACCACATGCACCTTATCCCAACGATGACCAAGAAGATGAAGGAGTCTCTCTCATCCATTGGGAAATAA